A genomic region of Sideroxydans sp. CL21 contains the following coding sequences:
- a CDS encoding ice-binding family protein, with the protein MNKIEKVTKPVTWLMALLLTGFVAGCGGSSSGAVAVAPAGPKVSYTIPAANATGVATNSKVTATFSKDMAPATITATSFTLVNTTSGGAVITGAVVYDITTKTAIFIPTAALPASSVFTAKISTAVKDVAGDAMAAAKTWSFTTSAAADTTPPTVSSTVPADLATGVALNATVTAFFSKAMDPLTINVTNITLMQGITPVPGAVTYVSANASFGTSAVFKPTSNLAASTAYTATVTTGVKDLAGNALAIAKTWSFTTGTTVAAGPAPVLLGTAANYAILAKTGVSTIPTSVVTGNVGVSPVARTYLTGWSETYDVTDTYATSTQVVAPGKLYAADLVGGTTSADLGTAVLDMGTAYTDAAGRTATSAATTNVGAGTLTSLTLTPGVYEWGSAVSIPTDLTLNGSSTDVWIFKVAGTLGMASAKNVILSGGALPQNIFWQVSGAVTIGANSHFAGIILGQTSITFNNLSSINGRLLAQTAVVLDATTVTQP; encoded by the coding sequence ATGAACAAAATCGAGAAAGTAACAAAGCCAGTGACTTGGCTCATGGCATTATTGCTGACGGGTTTTGTGGCGGGATGCGGCGGGAGCAGCAGTGGCGCCGTCGCCGTAGCGCCTGCGGGGCCAAAAGTGAGTTACACCATCCCTGCTGCAAATGCCACAGGCGTCGCAACCAACAGCAAGGTCACGGCCACATTCAGTAAAGACATGGCTCCGGCAACGATCACCGCAACCAGTTTTACGCTGGTGAACACCACATCGGGCGGGGCGGTCATAACAGGCGCAGTAGTCTACGATATCACTACCAAGACAGCGATCTTCATACCGACGGCAGCGCTACCGGCCAGCAGCGTGTTTACTGCAAAGATTTCCACCGCAGTCAAAGACGTGGCAGGTGATGCGATGGCTGCCGCTAAAACATGGAGCTTTACTACCAGTGCAGCGGCAGATACGACACCGCCGACCGTGAGTTCAACTGTTCCCGCGGATTTGGCAACCGGGGTGGCTCTCAATGCGACTGTCACTGCTTTCTTCAGCAAAGCAATGGATCCGTTGACAATCAACGTTACGAACATCACGTTAATGCAAGGGATCACGCCTGTTCCAGGTGCGGTGACCTATGTGAGTGCAAACGCGTCTTTCGGCACAAGTGCGGTTTTCAAACCTACCAGCAACCTTGCGGCCAGCACCGCTTATACGGCTACGGTTACAACCGGGGTCAAGGATCTGGCTGGCAATGCATTGGCTATAGCAAAAACATGGAGCTTTACAACTGGCACAACGGTAGCCGCAGGACCGGCTCCTGTACTTCTGGGAACTGCAGCCAACTATGCGATTCTGGCAAAGACTGGCGTTTCGACCATACCGACTTCAGTCGTGACTGGAAATGTGGGTGTGAGTCCGGTTGCCAGGACATATTTGACCGGATGGTCGGAAACCTATGACGTAACGGATACTTATGCCACCTCCACGCAAGTAGTCGCGCCCGGAAAGTTATATGCAGCCGACTTGGTGGGAGGGACGACCTCTGCCGACCTGGGCACTGCCGTGCTCGATATGGGCACTGCATATACCGATGCCGCAGGACGGACAGCCACATCGGCTGCGACAACCAACGTGGGTGCCGGAACGCTGACCAGCTTGACACTTACACCCGGTGTGTATGAATGGGGGAGCGCAGTTTCCATACCGACGGATCTCACACTTAATGGCAGTTCAACAGATGTATGGATCTTCAAGGTGGCGGGAACGCTCGGCATGGCTTCAGCCAAGAACGTAATTCTGAGCGGAGGTGCATTGCCGCAGAATATCTTCTGGCAGGTTTCGGGTGCCGTGACCATCGGGGCAAACTCTCACTTTGCAGGGATCATTCTGGGTCAGACATCGATCACGTTTAATAATCTTTCATCGATCAACGGCAGGCTGCTCGCGCAGACTGCGGTCGTGCTGGATGCGACTACGGTTACACAGCCGTAG
- a CDS encoding AI-2E family transporter, with protein MSVATIDSMILENETLRSTSTEDSAAVKIRSSRYLRMNVSLGILAIISFVAALYLAREFIVPLLIGILASYTLTPLVNWLKACYVPRPLGAALVLAFILGGLFWIAYSLHDDAMAMIKNLPEMTRKMRQNLSDTRTGPTALQNMQEAAKQLEGAAADAGAKQGPLVILTPLSKEPPSWLSDYLLAQSTPMITIIGQAVVVLILTYFLLAAGAHFRRKLIGLVGPSITKQKEAVRILDEINVQIQLYLLTVLVSNVLIGIGTWLAFGAMGVKQAGIWGVISGILSFVPYLGPASVAGASGIAAFLQFGSLLHALAVTGVSLLVTGIVGLVFMPWLQSKFAHVNMAVIFIALLFFGWLWGVWGVLLGAPLVAIIKVICDRVDSLKPIGALLGR; from the coding sequence ATGTCTGTTGCCACTATTGACAGCATGATTCTCGAAAATGAGACCTTGCGCAGCACCTCGACCGAGGATTCCGCCGCAGTCAAGATCCGTTCGTCCCGTTACTTGCGCATGAATGTGTCGCTCGGCATATTGGCGATCATCTCCTTCGTCGCCGCACTTTATCTTGCACGGGAATTTATTGTGCCTTTGCTGATCGGTATTCTGGCAAGCTACACGTTGACCCCGTTGGTAAACTGGCTCAAGGCTTGTTACGTGCCGCGTCCATTGGGAGCAGCCTTGGTGCTTGCCTTTATTCTCGGGGGACTATTCTGGATCGCATACTCCTTGCATGACGATGCCATGGCGATGATCAAGAATCTTCCCGAGATGACGCGCAAGATGCGCCAGAACCTGAGCGATACGCGCACCGGGCCGACCGCCCTGCAGAACATGCAGGAAGCCGCAAAACAGCTTGAAGGCGCAGCCGCTGATGCCGGTGCGAAGCAAGGGCCGCTTGTCATCCTCACACCATTATCCAAAGAACCGCCATCCTGGCTGAGCGACTACCTGCTTGCACAGTCCACACCGATGATCACCATCATCGGGCAAGCGGTCGTCGTTTTGATACTCACCTATTTTCTGCTCGCTGCCGGAGCACACTTCCGGCGCAAGTTGATTGGCCTGGTCGGGCCCTCGATCACAAAACAAAAGGAGGCCGTGCGCATACTCGACGAGATCAATGTGCAGATACAGCTTTACCTGCTGACGGTGCTTGTTTCGAATGTCCTGATCGGCATCGGAACCTGGCTTGCATTCGGCGCGATGGGCGTGAAGCAGGCAGGTATATGGGGTGTGATCTCGGGCATACTGTCTTTCGTCCCCTATCTGGGCCCGGCCTCGGTCGCGGGTGCCAGTGGAATCGCGGCATTCCTGCAGTTCGGCTCGCTGCTTCATGCGCTTGCAGTCACGGGCGTATCGCTACTGGTGACAGGTATCGTCGGATTGGTATTCATGCCATGGCTACAGAGCAAGTTTGCCCATGTAAACATGGCGGTGATTTTCATCGCATTGCTGTTTTTCGGCTGGCTATGGGGAGTATGGGGCGTGCTGCTTGGCGCACCGCTGGTCGCCATCATCAAAGTGATCTGCGACCGGGTCGATTCGCTTAAACCAATCGGCGCGCTGCTTGGACGCTAG
- a CDS encoding OmpA family protein, with protein MKLSRTSVSMGVAAVAICASQFAAADDSFWYIGGNIGQSRAKIDDARIANQLLGAGLASPSIANDDNHSAYKLFGGYQLNKNFALEASYFDLGQFGYTATTVPAGTLNGNIKLRGVGMDMVGILPLTQKFSAFGRLGMNYAQAQDSFSSTGSVASPTIPNPSKNALNYKAGLGLQYDVTKAFGLRAEAERYRIDDAVGNKGDINMISVGLVYRFDEKKPAPVQKEAPAPAPVVEAAPIFVIVPVIKLQRYCSILDIQFEIKQDEIQREEKEKLAVVGTFLNKYPDTTAVIEGHTDNVGSSEYNLKLSLRRAEAVVSYLVDTLHIAPARLSAVGYGEARPIADNSTREGQQMNRRIDAVIACATDVAGLKVVPARMTMALEMDFDPNKTDIQPQYYGELHEVANFMKANPDVTAAVEGHSSNMVGKVHISAEKSMEISSLRANKVMDYLVEKEGISRSRLSAEAYGRTRRVAYGTTLEGQQENRRVNIIFNYPKK; from the coding sequence ATGAAATTATCAAGAACATCAGTATCCATGGGAGTGGCGGCAGTCGCGATATGTGCCAGTCAATTTGCAGCCGCAGACGATTCATTCTGGTATATCGGTGGCAACATCGGCCAATCCAGAGCGAAGATCGACGATGCAAGGATCGCCAACCAGTTGCTGGGAGCAGGGTTGGCCTCGCCTTCGATCGCTAACGACGACAACCACTCAGCCTATAAACTCTTCGGCGGTTATCAGCTGAACAAGAATTTTGCCCTTGAAGCAAGTTATTTTGATTTGGGGCAGTTTGGTTATACCGCGACCACAGTACCGGCCGGAACGCTCAACGGCAATATCAAACTCCGGGGCGTGGGTATGGATATGGTAGGCATCCTTCCTCTGACGCAAAAATTTTCCGCGTTTGGCAGGTTGGGCATGAACTATGCGCAAGCCCAGGATAGTTTTTCCAGTACGGGTTCTGTTGCATCGCCGACTATTCCGAATCCCAGCAAGAATGCACTCAATTACAAGGCGGGCCTGGGGCTTCAATATGATGTCACCAAGGCTTTCGGGCTGCGCGCCGAAGCAGAACGCTACCGCATCGATGATGCCGTGGGCAACAAGGGCGATATTAATATGATCTCGGTCGGTCTGGTCTATCGCTTCGACGAGAAAAAACCGGCTCCTGTTCAGAAAGAAGCACCGGCTCCGGCTCCTGTCGTTGAAGCAGCACCGATCTTCGTTATCGTGCCGGTCATCAAGCTGCAAAGATACTGCAGCATTCTCGACATCCAGTTCGAGATCAAGCAGGACGAGATTCAGCGCGAAGAGAAGGAAAAGCTCGCTGTCGTGGGAACCTTCCTGAACAAGTATCCCGACACCACCGCAGTGATCGAGGGGCACACCGACAACGTCGGCTCAAGCGAATACAACCTGAAACTCTCCTTGCGCAGGGCTGAGGCCGTGGTGAGCTATCTGGTGGATACGCTTCATATCGCACCGGCGCGTTTGTCGGCAGTGGGATACGGAGAGGCTCGCCCTATTGCGGACAACAGCACCAGGGAAGGTCAGCAGATGAACCGGCGTATTGATGCTGTCATCGCATGCGCGACGGACGTCGCCGGTCTCAAGGTGGTACCCGCGAGGATGACCATGGCGTTGGAAATGGATTTCGACCCGAACAAAACCGATATTCAGCCGCAGTACTACGGCGAGTTGCATGAAGTGGCGAATTTCATGAAAGCAAATCCGGATGTGACCGCCGCAGTGGAGGGACACTCATCCAATATGGTCGGGAAAGTCCATATCTCCGCGGAAAAATCCATGGAAATATCCAGTCTTCGTGCCAATAAAGTGATGGATTATCTGGTCGAGAAAGAAGGCATTTCCCGTTCAAGACTTTCCGCTGAGGCATACGGCCGCACTCGCCGGGTTGCTTACGGTACGACGTTGGAAGGCCAGCAGGAAAACCGCAGGGTCAACATCATCTTCAATTACCCCAAGAAATAA
- a CDS encoding alpha/beta hydrolase, with protein MTTLTTKDGTQIYYKDWGAGQPVVFSHGWPLNSDSWEAQMMFLASHGYRCIAHDRRGHGRSSQPWNGNDMDTYADDLSELIEKLDLKQVVLIGFSAGGGEVARYIGRHGTKRLAKAALISAVPPLMLKTDANPGGLPIGKFDEIRKGTSADRSQLYRDIASGPFFGANRPGAKVSQGMIDTFWHQGVMAGHKNTFDCIKAFSETDFTEDLKKFDVPTLIIHGDDDQIVPIGAAALRSAKLVKNATLKIYAGAPHGLAETHKEQLNADLLAFLKT; from the coding sequence ATGACCACACTCACGACCAAGGATGGAACACAGATCTATTACAAAGACTGGGGTGCAGGGCAGCCTGTGGTTTTCAGCCACGGCTGGCCGCTTAATTCGGATAGCTGGGAGGCACAGATGATGTTCCTCGCTTCCCATGGTTATCGCTGCATCGCCCATGACCGTCGCGGACATGGGCGGTCCAGTCAGCCGTGGAATGGCAATGACATGGACACTTATGCCGATGACCTTTCTGAACTCATTGAAAAACTGGACCTGAAACAGGTAGTCCTCATCGGGTTCTCGGCAGGCGGAGGCGAAGTGGCACGCTATATAGGCCGCCATGGAACGAAACGCCTGGCCAAGGCTGCGCTGATCTCCGCCGTTCCGCCGCTGATGCTGAAAACGGATGCCAACCCCGGCGGTTTGCCGATCGGGAAATTCGACGAAATACGCAAGGGCACCAGCGCTGATCGTTCGCAGCTGTACAGGGACATCGCCAGCGGTCCGTTCTTCGGGGCCAACAGACCCGGTGCCAAAGTCTCGCAGGGCATGATCGACACGTTTTGGCATCAGGGTGTGATGGCGGGGCACAAGAACACTTTCGACTGTATCAAAGCATTTTCCGAAACGGACTTCACCGAGGATCTCAAAAAGTTCGACGTGCCGACGCTGATCATTCACGGCGACGACGACCAGATCGTGCCGATCGGCGCCGCGGCGCTGCGCTCAGCCAAGCTGGTCAAGAACGCGACCCTGAAGATCTACGCAGGCGCTCCCCATGGTCTCGCGGAAACTCATAAAGAGCAGCTTAATGCCGACCTGCTGGCTTTCCTCAAAACATGA
- a CDS encoding ice-binding family protein, translating into MNKFQSVTKSLRWFMALLVVAFVAGCGGGGGIGVAPSSTKAITAYSLAAYPAAVVTINEPLKTIAVIVPSGTSLTALVAKFTSTGMGSPTVGGINQVSGTTANNFTLPKPYVVTAADGTMATYTVTISWAVASANGISSFSFAAYPASIGTITGSASPFAIAVTVPNGTVVTNLVATFATTGTGVTVAGLAQVTGTTANNFTAPVVYTVTAADGTTATYNVTVTVAPVAAKAITSYSFAAVPGSVGIITGTTSPFAIAVSVPNGTAVTNLIATFVTTGTSVTVAATGTQVSGAGGTQNNFTSPVAYTVHAADATTAVYNVTVTVAASGPVVCGGTSGTNCVNLLSAANYAILDEATVTFTPIATSTTVATITGNVAVSPAAASFMTGFALALDPAKCFSTSTRVTGRLYAADYSSVNGCATATTDTATILTTAIGDKNAAYSAAAAKPTAGGGLTGGATGTPRECPGVGAMSDVNNALTAGGGFAASGLPAGVYTCGVNITIPGTLTLNGNATDVWVFKTTGTLSESTNVQVLLTGGALPQNVFWQVAGGVTIQGGAHIEGVVMSATNIQLVTNATVKGRLLAKTGVLMDSNTVVQP; encoded by the coding sequence ATGAACAAATTTCAAAGCGTTACGAAATCACTGCGGTGGTTCATGGCGTTACTGGTAGTCGCTTTTGTCGCCGGATGCGGCGGGGGCGGTGGAATAGGTGTTGCCCCGAGTTCGACCAAGGCCATTACGGCCTATTCGCTGGCGGCTTATCCTGCGGCCGTAGTCACTATAAACGAACCGCTTAAGACGATCGCAGTGATCGTACCGAGCGGTACTTCCCTCACGGCTCTGGTTGCGAAATTTACCAGCACAGGAATGGGCTCACCTACGGTGGGTGGCATTAATCAGGTAAGCGGGACAACAGCGAATAACTTCACATTGCCTAAGCCGTACGTCGTCACAGCGGCAGACGGCACGATGGCGACCTATACCGTCACCATCTCTTGGGCTGTGGCTTCTGCCAATGGCATTTCCTCCTTTTCGTTTGCCGCCTATCCCGCTTCTATCGGAACTATAACCGGTTCGGCATCGCCATTCGCCATCGCGGTGACCGTGCCTAACGGGACAGTCGTAACGAATCTGGTTGCGACATTCGCGACTACGGGAACAGGTGTAACGGTAGCTGGTTTAGCACAGGTGACTGGTACGACTGCGAATAACTTCACAGCTCCGGTGGTGTACACGGTCACAGCGGCGGACGGCACCACGGCGACCTATAACGTCACCGTCACTGTGGCTCCGGTTGCTGCCAAGGCGATTACTTCCTATTCATTTGCCGCAGTCCCCGGGTCTGTAGGAATCATAACCGGAACGACATCGCCATTCGCCATCGCGGTTTCTGTGCCAAACGGGACAGCCGTAACGAACTTGATTGCGACATTCGTGACCACAGGTACTAGCGTAACAGTGGCCGCAACGGGTACTCAGGTGAGCGGTGCAGGTGGTACGCAGAATAATTTCACAAGTCCGGTAGCCTACACGGTGCATGCGGCGGATGCCACAACGGCAGTTTATAACGTCACCGTTACCGTAGCTGCTTCGGGACCAGTAGTCTGCGGGGGAACGAGCGGTACGAACTGCGTGAATCTTTTGTCTGCCGCTAATTACGCGATTCTGGACGAGGCGACAGTTACGTTCACACCGATTGCTACTAGTACCACCGTCGCTACGATCACTGGGAATGTTGCGGTGAGTCCGGCTGCAGCAAGTTTCATGACAGGATTTGCGTTGGCCCTGGATCCGGCGAAGTGTTTTTCAACATCGACTCGGGTGACTGGCAGGCTCTATGCGGCCGACTATAGTTCAGTCAACGGGTGTGCAACGGCGACGACTGACACTGCCACGATATTGACCACGGCTATAGGCGATAAAAATGCTGCATATAGTGCCGCTGCCGCGAAGCCAACAGCAGGTGGCGGGCTGACAGGAGGTGCAACTGGTACACCTCGCGAATGCCCGGGTGTCGGCGCAATGAGTGACGTGAATAATGCGTTGACAGCTGGGGGTGGTTTCGCAGCATCAGGTCTTCCCGCTGGCGTCTACACCTGTGGTGTCAATATTACGATACCGGGGACTCTCACCCTCAACGGCAACGCAACCGATGTCTGGGTATTCAAGACTACGGGAACGCTTAGCGAGTCTACCAATGTGCAGGTACTCTTGACCGGTGGCGCACTGCCCCAGAACGTGTTCTGGCAGGTTGCCGGTGGCGTGACTATTCAAGGTGGCGCGCATATTGAGGGAGTGGTCATGTCGGCAACCAACATCCAACTCGTGACTAATGCAACCGTAAAGGGCAGGCTGTTGGCAAAGACCGGGGTTCTCATGGATTCGAATACTGTCGTACAGCCGTAA
- a CDS encoding paraquat-inducible protein A, with amino-acid sequence MKLFNIILSAITVIAAVLLCQQIISNSVINQQNKNDYAELNHVKYGLLSIDEWKRQVTVILAAEINKLYLSRANERVIRKHIETLLNTLIDQVDKKIRKDNSETAGGRLSQSFIDLFVNLKEIKKGIPEYTDAVMHELTKAKTKHQVKAVLRKQLEKYSKLTFDFQDTPELTRILLRTGSADVETARVKLNDQIALKHDLIVKEEILLILLAVLLFVVSGFSKESLTPSRYASLVLILVVLLSAGVTTPTIDMEAKISQMSFMLLGNPVHFENQVLYFQSKSILDVFRIMIEHREIKMKLVGILLITFSIIFPLLKIASTLGFYFDIRHARRNPVIRFFVLYSGKWSMADVMVVAIFMAYIGFDGIIANQLSHLNSSGEELVLLTTNGTSLQPGYYLFLTYTLLALFLSELLTKKHHAEERRNPYVEVGPK; translated from the coding sequence ATGAAACTCTTCAATATCATTCTCTCCGCAATAACAGTCATCGCGGCAGTGCTGCTATGCCAACAGATCATCTCGAATTCCGTGATCAACCAGCAGAACAAAAATGATTATGCCGAACTCAACCATGTCAAATATGGCCTGCTCAGCATCGACGAATGGAAGCGGCAAGTCACCGTCATACTTGCCGCGGAAATCAACAAGCTATATCTGTCGAGAGCGAACGAGAGGGTGATCCGAAAACATATCGAAACTCTGTTGAATACGCTGATCGATCAGGTCGACAAGAAGATCAGGAAGGACAATTCCGAAACGGCGGGCGGGCGCCTCTCACAGTCTTTTATCGATCTGTTTGTCAATCTGAAAGAGATAAAAAAAGGAATACCGGAATATACGGATGCGGTGATGCATGAGCTGACGAAAGCGAAGACAAAACACCAAGTCAAGGCTGTGCTCCGCAAGCAGCTGGAAAAGTATTCAAAGCTGACTTTTGATTTTCAGGACACGCCAGAGCTCACCCGCATTCTTCTCAGGACAGGTTCCGCCGATGTCGAAACTGCCAGGGTCAAGCTGAATGATCAAATCGCACTCAAGCATGATCTGATCGTCAAGGAAGAGATTTTGTTGATCCTGTTGGCTGTACTGCTTTTTGTCGTTTCAGGGTTTAGCAAGGAATCTCTGACCCCGTCGCGTTATGCATCCCTCGTTTTAATCCTGGTTGTCTTGCTATCCGCCGGCGTCACCACACCCACGATCGACATGGAAGCGAAAATATCGCAGATGAGTTTCATGTTATTGGGCAACCCGGTTCATTTCGAAAACCAGGTGTTGTACTTCCAGAGCAAAAGCATACTGGACGTATTCAGGATCATGATCGAGCATCGGGAAATTAAAATGAAACTGGTCGGCATTCTGCTGATCACCTTCAGTATCATTTTTCCGCTTTTGAAAATCGCTTCGACGCTGGGATTCTATTTCGATATTCGCCATGCAAGGAGAAATCCGGTGATCAGGTTCTTTGTCCTGTATTCCGGCAAGTGGTCGATGGCCGATGTCATGGTGGTGGCGATCTTCATGGCCTATATCGGATTTGACGGAATCATTGCCAACCAGCTGAGCCATTTGAACTCAAGCGGCGAGGAGCTTGTCCTCCTGACGACGAATGGCACTTCCCTGCAACCGGGCTATTACCTGTTTCTGACTTACACCCTGCTGGCCCTGTTCTTGTCCGAACTGCTTACCAAGAAGCATCATGCAGAGGAGCGCAGGAACCCCTATGTGGAAGTAGGTCCCAAGTAA
- a CDS encoding BON domain-containing protein — protein sequence MKILESLKRVGIVVLLISGVAACDKPGPAETAGKNIDRTVDQVGQKIGETADKVGDKMSQQSEKAGVAIDDTEITTKIKAAIFAESGLKTLQISVDTVKGVVTLSGSVDTQSHSDMAKAMASAVSGVRKVNNDLMVMPRK from the coding sequence ATGAAAATTTTGGAGAGCTTAAAGCGGGTCGGCATTGTGGTGCTGCTCATTAGCGGAGTCGCGGCTTGTGACAAGCCGGGCCCTGCCGAGACAGCCGGAAAGAACATCGACAGAACTGTGGATCAGGTTGGGCAGAAGATTGGTGAAACTGCCGACAAGGTCGGCGACAAAATGAGCCAGCAAAGTGAAAAGGCCGGCGTCGCGATCGATGACACCGAGATCACAACCAAGATCAAGGCAGCAATTTTTGCCGAGTCCGGTCTCAAGACGTTGCAGATCAGCGTTGATACCGTAAAGGGCGTGGTTACGTTGAGCGGATCGGTGGATACGCAGTCGCATAGTGATATGGCCAAAGCCATGGCGAGTGCCGTATCCGGAGTCAGAAAAGTCAATAACGATCTGATGGTCATGCCGAGAAAATAA
- a CDS encoding Ig-like domain-containing protein — MNRIDSITKPLIGFVAILLTVLAAGCGGSSSPILGGGGAGLPAKLDKTRPTVTVTVPANLGTLAANSAITATFSKDMAAATVTAAATFTVKETVSGANVPGATVTYSVAGKTATFKPTALTSGLGYTATITTAATDLAGNALAGNQAALPAASNYVWTFSASAADLTPPTVTLTSPVDAASGVPLNSTVDATFSKAMDQATLSTATFTLATSAVSPVSVLGAVTYDAVNNIAIFTPTSNLAASTPYTATIKVGAKDLAGNALAAGTKPNPWSFTTGTGLAPGAIALGSASTYGIMATAAVTAASASVINGDVSLNPGTSMTGFPPAVVNGTVHINDTFSAQAKSDLLAAYNNAKGLACATTVGSADLGGLYVYPTGIPPGVYCSGSTMLVGAHIVLDGGGNANAVWVFQVGSSLTSNADVTLTGGAQAKNVFWVTGLDATVGSGTTFNGTILAGRDANSAGTATLYGRILAGAIYAGTIALNGPPSTVNVPAP; from the coding sequence ATGAACAGAATCGACAGTATTACAAAACCGCTGATTGGGTTTGTGGCAATACTACTGACCGTTTTAGCGGCGGGATGCGGCGGAAGCAGCAGTCCCATCCTGGGTGGAGGCGGTGCCGGACTTCCGGCAAAATTAGACAAGACACGGCCAACAGTGACTGTTACCGTCCCTGCCAATTTGGGCACTCTGGCCGCCAATTCGGCAATCACGGCAACGTTCTCCAAGGATATGGCAGCTGCTACGGTCACCGCGGCTGCAACTTTTACGGTCAAGGAAACGGTCAGCGGAGCGAACGTACCGGGTGCGACAGTCACCTACTCAGTGGCCGGCAAAACCGCAACCTTTAAACCGACGGCGCTTACGTCGGGATTGGGGTATACAGCCACGATCACCACCGCGGCCACAGACCTGGCAGGCAATGCGCTCGCTGGTAACCAGGCCGCTTTGCCCGCAGCCAGTAACTATGTGTGGACCTTTAGTGCCTCGGCAGCAGACCTTACGCCGCCGACGGTGACTCTTACAAGCCCGGTAGATGCTGCTTCGGGCGTGCCGCTCAATAGCACCGTCGATGCAACGTTCAGCAAGGCGATGGATCAGGCAACGCTCAGTACGGCCACCTTTACGCTGGCAACCAGCGCGGTGTCTCCAGTAAGCGTATTGGGCGCAGTCACCTACGACGCGGTAAACAATATTGCGATCTTTACGCCAACCAGCAATCTCGCAGCCAGCACTCCATATACCGCTACGATCAAAGTCGGCGCTAAGGATCTGGCAGGAAATGCATTGGCTGCAGGTACCAAACCTAATCCATGGTCATTTACCACAGGTACGGGGCTCGCACCCGGTGCAATTGCGCTTGGTTCAGCAAGCACCTACGGGATTATGGCAACGGCCGCGGTTACTGCTGCCAGCGCCTCGGTTATTAATGGGGATGTTTCGTTGAACCCCGGCACTTCAATGACCGGATTTCCTCCGGCAGTCGTGAATGGCACGGTACATATCAACGATACTTTTTCTGCACAGGCCAAGAGCGACCTGCTGGCCGCGTATAACAATGCCAAAGGTCTGGCATGTGCAACAACCGTGGGTAGCGCGGATCTGGGTGGGTTGTACGTTTATCCGACAGGCATTCCTCCGGGCGTCTATTGTTCCGGCAGCACGATGCTGGTTGGGGCACATATTGTTCTTGACGGAGGCGGTAATGCAAATGCCGTCTGGGTCTTCCAGGTCGGTTCCTCGCTGACTTCGAATGCCGACGTTACGCTGACTGGCGGTGCTCAAGCCAAAAACGTGTTCTGGGTAACCGGTTTGGATGCCACTGTCGGCTCGGGCACGACCTTCAATGGAACCATCTTGGCTGGCCGAGACGCCAACTCTGCAGGTACTGCGACGCTCTACGGCCGGATACTGGCAGGAGCGATCTATGCCGGCACGATTGCCCTGAACGGCCCCCCCAGCACTGTTAACGTCCCAGCCCCGTAA
- a CDS encoding NAD(P)H-dependent oxidoreductase has product MIDYKIAVVVGSLRQDSFNRKLADAVVSLAPSYFLFKQLQIGNLPLYNQDDDDNQAESVKQMKSEIKSAHGILFVTPEYNRSIPGVLKNAIDHASRPFGQSAWLGKPAGILGVSPDTTGTAMAQQHLRNVLATLDMPTLGQPEVFIQAKTGLFDEEGNIGADSRIFLQSWMDRYVAWVKKHTA; this is encoded by the coding sequence ATGATTGATTACAAAATCGCCGTTGTCGTCGGCAGCCTACGCCAGGATTCGTTCAACCGCAAACTGGCCGACGCTGTAGTGAGCTTGGCACCGTCATATTTTTTGTTCAAGCAACTGCAGATCGGCAATCTTCCGCTTTATAACCAGGACGACGACGATAATCAGGCCGAATCGGTCAAGCAAATGAAGAGCGAGATCAAGAGTGCTCACGGCATACTGTTCGTCACACCCGAATACAACCGCTCCATACCCGGAGTGCTCAAGAATGCGATCGATCATGCCTCGCGTCCCTTCGGCCAAAGCGCATGGCTGGGAAAACCTGCGGGTATCTTGGGTGTTTCGCCCGACACTACCGGCACGGCCATGGCGCAACAGCATTTGCGCAACGTTCTCGCCACCCTGGACATGCCTACGCTTGGGCAACCCGAAGTGTTCATTCAGGCCAAGACGGGGTTGTTTGACGAAGAAGGCAACATCGGTGCGGACAGCAGGATATTTTTACAAAGCTGGATGGACCGTTACGTGGCATGGGTAAAAAAGCACACAGCCTGA